A single genomic interval of bacterium harbors:
- a CDS encoding iron-sulfur cluster assembly accessory protein: MTEQTADAIGAITVTEKAATEIASIRNENSIPENYYLRIGVKGGGCSGLSYSLGFDGDRRDNDEVLDINGVQILVDAKSLFYLDGTELDYTDGLNGRGFVFNNPNAVRTCGCGSSFGV, translated from the coding sequence ATGACTGAGCAGACTGCGGATGCCATCGGCGCCATCACGGTTACGGAAAAGGCCGCCACGGAAATCGCATCGATCAGGAATGAAAACAGCATTCCGGAAAACTATTATCTCCGTATCGGCGTGAAGGGTGGAGGCTGCTCCGGCCTTTCCTACTCCCTCGGTTTCGACGGTGACCGCCGTGACAACGACGAGGTGCTCGACATCAATGGCGTGCAGATCCTCGTCGACGCCAAGAGCCTTTTCTATCTCGACGGTACGGAACTCGACTATACTGATGGACTCAACGGACGCGGCTTCGTGTTCAATAATCCGAATGCCGTCCGCACCTGCGGATGCGGCTCGAGCTTCGGTGTGTGA
- a CDS encoding S41 family peptidase has translation MNSSRKPRSSRGSIWRKPMPRRLLIFLPLAALLITAAVDDTTQRLVRGFDLIGSVYRQVLSEYVDQVSPDDLLTAGVNGMLKSLDPYAEFIEKRENSEVDALSRGSYGGLGIKVRNQDGHQYISYIYDQVRELTNMRVGDEILRIDGVSLAEEGITDLRPLLRGTPGSTVALVVRRPGISDSLDLVVRRRSVTLDPLPCTARFEDDILYLKINRFTRSSADSVRNVLRRSFAAHDIKGVIIDVRNNPGGLLEAAVALVDQFVHPGNLVVSMRGRQAGYARNYPSREEAVDADVPLAVLVNGRSASASEIVAGALQDLDRAVIIGQRTFGKGLVQTLVPLSHGATLKLTTSRYYIPSGRCIQRLAYENGKGVAVVPDTVEKHFRTLRLSRPMPESLGIVPDVTLPADSLPPVLRSLQREYAVFHFVARYNNIFSPTTPPEISDEMREAFRAFADSLALLGEDPLISAERSLAEEARRYGVEDAAMEHLSAFREHVLNMEATRLLENWPAVRKELELEFTEQLGGESARIRRELDDDDAVRTARRLLADPEAFEAALLHAGDH, from the coding sequence ATGAATAGCTCACGGAAACCGCGCTCATCACGAGGCAGCATCTGGCGGAAACCGATGCCCCGCCGCCTGTTGATTTTTCTCCCCCTCGCCGCATTGCTCATCACAGCCGCGGTGGATGACACAACACAGCGTCTCGTGCGTGGCTTCGATCTTATCGGCAGCGTATACCGGCAGGTGCTGTCGGAATATGTCGATCAGGTATCCCCCGACGATCTGCTAACAGCCGGCGTGAACGGCATGCTCAAATCACTGGATCCGTACGCCGAGTTCATAGAAAAGCGTGAGAACAGTGAGGTGGATGCGCTCTCGCGCGGCAGTTATGGCGGACTCGGCATCAAAGTTCGCAACCAGGACGGCCACCAGTATATCAGCTACATCTATGACCAGGTGCGAGAACTTACCAACATGCGTGTCGGGGACGAAATCCTTCGCATTGACGGCGTCTCGCTTGCCGAGGAAGGTATCACCGATCTGCGTCCCCTGCTTCGTGGAACCCCGGGGAGTACTGTCGCACTTGTCGTACGTCGCCCCGGAATCAGCGACAGCCTCGACCTCGTCGTGCGGCGTCGTTCAGTCACACTCGATCCCCTGCCCTGCACAGCGCGGTTTGAGGACGACATTCTGTATTTGAAAATCAACCGTTTCACTCGCAGCAGCGCCGACAGTGTGCGCAATGTGCTGCGCCGCAGCTTTGCCGCGCATGACATCAAGGGCGTCATCATCGATGTGCGCAATAATCCCGGAGGACTGCTCGAAGCTGCGGTTGCACTCGTCGATCAGTTCGTACATCCAGGCAACCTCGTGGTTTCGATGCGCGGTCGTCAGGCCGGGTATGCACGGAATTATCCTTCGCGGGAAGAGGCGGTGGACGCGGACGTCCCGCTCGCGGTGCTCGTAAACGGACGCAGTGCCAGCGCTTCGGAAATCGTCGCAGGCGCCTTACAGGATCTGGATCGCGCCGTAATTATCGGGCAGCGTACGTTCGGGAAAGGACTCGTGCAGACCCTGGTTCCTCTCTCGCACGGTGCGACGCTGAAGCTCACGACATCGCGGTATTACATTCCTTCAGGCCGTTGCATTCAACGTCTCGCGTACGAAAATGGAAAGGGCGTCGCTGTCGTCCCCGATACCGTGGAAAAGCATTTTCGAACCCTGCGCCTTTCCCGTCCCATGCCTGAATCACTGGGCATTGTACCTGACGTCACGCTTCCTGCCGACAGCCTGCCACCCGTACTTCGTTCGCTGCAGAGGGAATACGCGGTGTTCCATTTCGTTGCACGCTACAACAACATATTCTCCCCGACAACGCCACCTGAAATATCGGATGAGATGCGTGAAGCCTTCCGTGCTTTCGCGGATTCCCTGGCACTGCTGGGGGAAGATCCACTGATCAGCGCCGAACGCAGTCTCGCGGAGGAAGCGCGCCGCTACGGCGTCGAAGATGCCGCCATGGAGCACCTCAGCGCCTTTCGCGAACATGTGTTGAATATGGAAGCGACCCGTCTTCTTGAAAACTGGCCTGCCGTGCGCAAGGAGCTGGAACTGGAGTTCACAGAGCAGCTCGGCGGTGAAAGCGCGCGCATACGTCGTGAACTTGACGATGATGACGCAGTGCGTACGGCAAGGCGTCTGCTCGCGGATCCCGAAGCGTTCGAGGCCGCCCTTCTCCATGCCGGCGATCATTGA
- a CDS encoding rod shape-determining protein, producing the protein MGLFSLFANDIAIDLGTANTLIWVKGKGVVLSEPSIVAFDKNTKKIIAIGNDAREMQGKTHRELQVVRPMRDGVIADFEIAEGMLRAFIKKIMNSWIPSRRIVISVPSGITEVEKRAVRDASEHAGAKEVYLVAEPMAAAIGIGLSVDAPVGDMIIDIGGGTTEIAVIALSGIVQEESIRIAGDELNNAIMQHFKKNHNLLIGERTAEIIKCEVGSAVPLKQELVVRVKGRDLVGGLPTTVEASSVEIREALQEPIAAIVEAVKTTLEHTPPELAADILDRGIMLTGGGALLKGLDARIRKETNLPVHVAEDPLTAVARGTGAIMENLHHFGNVIMKGKKY; encoded by the coding sequence ATGGGTCTGTTCAGTCTCTTTGCAAACGACATCGCAATTGATCTCGGTACGGCAAACACCCTGATCTGGGTCAAGGGCAAGGGCGTGGTTCTGAGTGAACCGTCGATCGTCGCCTTCGACAAGAACACGAAGAAAATCATCGCGATCGGTAACGATGCCCGCGAAATGCAGGGCAAAACCCATCGCGAACTCCAGGTGGTGCGTCCCATGCGTGACGGCGTCATCGCCGATTTCGAAATCGCGGAAGGAATGCTCAGGGCGTTCATTAAAAAAATCATGAACAGCTGGATTCCCAGCCGCCGTATTGTCATTTCCGTCCCCAGCGGCATCACGGAAGTCGAAAAACGCGCTGTGCGTGACGCTTCCGAACACGCTGGCGCGAAGGAAGTGTATCTCGTTGCCGAGCCCATGGCCGCCGCGATCGGTATCGGACTCTCGGTCGACGCTCCCGTGGGTGACATGATTATCGATATCGGCGGTGGTACTACGGAAATCGCCGTCATCGCGCTCTCGGGTATCGTGCAGGAAGAATCCATCCGTATCGCCGGTGATGAGCTGAACAACGCCATCATGCAGCATTTCAAGAAAAATCACAATCTGCTGATCGGTGAACGTACCGCGGAAATCATCAAGTGCGAGGTGGGCAGTGCCGTGCCGCTGAAGCAGGAACTCGTGGTGCGTGTCAAGGGACGCGACCTGGTCGGCGGACTCCCCACTACCGTGGAGGCGTCGAGCGTGGAGATCCGCGAAGCGCTGCAGGAACCGATTGCCGCCATTGTCGAAGCCGTCAAAACCACGCTCGAGCACACACCGCCTGAACTGGCCGCCGATATTCTCGATCGCGGCATCATGCTGACCGGCGGAGGTGCGCTGCTCAAGGGCCTCGACGCCCGGATCCGCAAAGAAACCAATCTCCCCGTCCACGTTGCCGAAGACCCGCTCACTGCCGTCGCCCGCGGCACGGGTGCCATCATGGAAAACCTCCACCACTTCGGCAATGTCATCATGAAGGGCAAAAAGTACTGA
- a CDS encoding HDIG domain-containing protein, which translates to MTDTEHKQVTDVKSIGHFLKTSLTMKIVLAVALVFTISMLFPSGLEHQYEYKEGNIWIQDDLIAPYSFSIYRDPLVVEKEQHEAAMGTPLSFDRYQNVDRTVLDTLQRMFRILERSAQQATAELPRSGRALRRNALADSMARSAAADAANPVTLSGRYWRYWLRSWDQQQGKALLSDLRSVLTTAVRKIYGKGFVDREKARFEQNILAIRIDSTTEARRPVSEFLDQSEMLQYLQSSLRDEFGQDTMAVEFGIALVYPLMQPNIVYNDAQTQFAIQSAINNVLRTNGIVKENERIVSRHERVTPEIKAKLDSYMRAKAAKSDGGNVILQYIGRVGHTIAILFLPVIYIALFRKRIMADNSRLLLISTIILLIAFLSYLTFTLPVSGPVEYLIIVPTAAMLMTVIFDSRIAFYTTVSLSLLVGALRGNEYSIILASIVAGSLAIFTVRDIKNRTQIFRSLAFIFLGYAFTIIIGGLQRSLPAMDMVEAGVYALANSVLSPVITFGLLIFFEKVFRITTELTLLELSDFNHPLLRDLSSRAPGTFHHSIVMGTLAEAAATAIGANATLARVGAYYHDIGKMLEPEYFVENQIGNQNLHDKLEPKDSARHIINHVIKGIELAREHNLPDRVIDFIPAHHGTTLVSYFYEKEKNLTDGDVNRSDFQYGGPKPYSKETGIVMLADTIEAATRAIEEPTIEKIRELIDRIVSKRLADGELENCDLTFREITTVKQSFLNILTGIHHSRIKYPSEEDAAAAKKMADRTAKLLNLPSATDALLQRIKKLDSF; encoded by the coding sequence ATGACAGATACAGAGCATAAACAGGTTACAGACGTAAAGAGCATCGGGCATTTTCTGAAGACCAGCCTTACGATGAAAATCGTTCTTGCTGTCGCCCTGGTCTTTACAATCTCCATGCTGTTTCCGAGCGGACTCGAGCATCAGTACGAGTACAAGGAAGGCAACATCTGGATCCAGGATGACCTGATTGCCCCGTATTCGTTCAGCATCTATCGAGATCCGCTCGTCGTCGAGAAAGAGCAGCACGAAGCTGCCATGGGGACACCGTTGAGCTTTGACCGGTATCAGAATGTTGACCGGACAGTACTCGATACGCTGCAACGCATGTTCCGAATTCTCGAGCGCAGTGCGCAGCAAGCAACAGCTGAGCTGCCACGCAGTGGCCGTGCCCTCCGACGAAACGCCCTCGCCGACAGTATGGCGCGATCCGCTGCCGCTGACGCGGCAAATCCCGTCACACTCTCGGGACGCTACTGGCGATACTGGCTGCGGAGCTGGGATCAGCAGCAGGGCAAAGCGCTGCTGAGTGACTTGCGCAGTGTGCTCACCACTGCCGTGCGAAAGATATACGGGAAAGGCTTCGTCGACAGGGAGAAGGCGCGATTCGAGCAGAACATTCTGGCAATCCGTATCGACAGCACAACAGAAGCGCGACGGCCCGTTTCCGAGTTTCTCGATCAGTCTGAAATGCTGCAGTACCTGCAGTCCTCCCTCAGAGACGAATTCGGACAAGACACAATGGCAGTGGAATTCGGCATTGCCCTGGTCTATCCCCTGATGCAGCCGAACATCGTGTACAACGACGCACAGACGCAGTTCGCAATTCAGTCCGCCATCAACAACGTGCTCCGCACCAACGGCATCGTCAAGGAAAACGAGCGGATCGTCAGCAGGCATGAGCGCGTGACGCCGGAGATCAAAGCCAAACTGGATTCATACATGCGCGCCAAGGCTGCGAAATCAGACGGCGGAAACGTGATCCTGCAGTATATCGGTCGTGTCGGACATACGATCGCGATTCTGTTTCTTCCCGTGATCTACATCGCGCTGTTTCGCAAGCGCATCATGGCCGACAATTCGCGGCTTCTGCTGATAAGCACCATCATCCTCCTGATCGCATTCCTGTCGTACCTGACCTTTACCCTGCCGGTGTCGGGTCCGGTAGAATACCTGATCATCGTTCCAACCGCGGCGATGCTGATGACGGTCATCTTCGATTCACGCATCGCCTTTTACACGACAGTCTCGCTCAGTCTGCTTGTCGGAGCACTGCGCGGCAACGAATATTCCATCATCCTCGCTTCCATCGTCGCGGGATCGCTGGCAATTTTCACCGTGCGCGACATCAAGAACCGCACGCAGATTTTCCGCTCCCTCGCATTCATTTTCCTGGGCTACGCGTTCACGATCATCATCGGTGGTTTGCAGCGTTCCCTGCCCGCGATGGATATGGTTGAAGCGGGGGTGTATGCACTGGCGAACAGTGTGCTCTCCCCCGTCATCACCTTCGGCCTGCTGATTTTCTTTGAGAAGGTTTTCCGTATCACGACGGAGCTGACGCTGCTGGAGCTTTCGGATTTCAACCACCCGCTCCTCCGCGATCTTTCTTCCCGCGCTCCTGGCACCTTCCATCACAGTATCGTGATGGGAACGCTTGCGGAAGCCGCTGCGACCGCCATCGGCGCGAATGCAACGCTTGCCCGCGTCGGTGCGTACTACCATGACATCGGGAAAATGCTGGAGCCGGAATATTTCGTCGAAAACCAGATCGGCAATCAGAATCTGCACGACAAGCTCGAGCCGAAGGATAGTGCCCGGCATATCATCAACCATGTGATCAAGGGCATCGAGCTCGCGCGTGAACACAATCTCCCTGACAGGGTGATTGATTTCATTCCCGCACACCACGGCACCACGCTGGTCAGCTATTTCTACGAAAAAGAGAAGAATCTGACCGATGGCGATGTCAACCGTTCCGATTTCCAGTACGGCGGACCCAAACCATACTCGAAGGAAACTGGCATCGTCATGCTCGCCGATACGATTGAAGCAGCGACGCGTGCAATTGAAGAACCCACCATTGAAAAGATTCGCGAGCTGATTGATCGTATCGTGTCGAAGCGGTTGGCGGACGGGGAGCTTGAGAACTGCGATTTGACCTTCCGTGAAATCACCACGGTCAAGCAGAGCTTCCTCAATATCCTTACGGGCATTCACCACAGCCGTATCAAATATCCGAGCGAGGAGGATGCCGCCGCAGCGAAGAAAATGGCGGACAGAACCGCAAAACTCCTGAACCTGCCTTCAGCCACTGACGCCCTGCTGCAGCGCATAAAGAAGCTCGACTCGTTCTGA
- the xerD gene encoding site-specific tyrosine recombinase XerD translates to MQPAIKNALQGFKTYLTIERGFSDHSIAAYTKDVHRYCAWLVDERSCADPADVSLQDITDFLSELRAAGLAATSMARAISSIRHFHRFLLMEGIADHNPSEHLDTPTLTRHLPHVLTADEVAAILEQPDTQTIRGLRDRAILETLYATGMRVSELTSLTTDQLFLNEGYIRVFGKGRKERIVPIGSEAQLWLDTYLRMSRTRLLRSGKPTAAVFLNNRGTALSRMSVLTITKKYAARAQITRDVHPHTFRHSFATHLLEGGADLRSVQEMLGHADISTTQIYTHVDREYLKEVHKTFHPRS, encoded by the coding sequence ATGCAGCCCGCGATCAAAAATGCCCTGCAGGGTTTCAAGACGTACCTGACCATCGAACGGGGCTTTTCCGATCATTCCATCGCGGCGTATACGAAGGACGTCCACCGTTACTGCGCGTGGCTGGTCGATGAACGATCGTGTGCTGATCCGGCAGACGTCAGTCTTCAGGACATCACGGATTTTCTTTCGGAGCTCCGTGCCGCAGGACTCGCAGCAACGTCGATGGCCCGCGCAATTTCATCGATCCGGCACTTTCACCGCTTCCTTCTCATGGAAGGCATCGCCGATCACAATCCTTCGGAACATCTCGACACACCGACGTTGACACGACATCTGCCTCATGTGCTGACGGCCGATGAGGTTGCCGCGATACTGGAGCAGCCGGATACGCAGACGATACGTGGCCTCCGCGATCGCGCCATCCTTGAGACGTTGTATGCGACGGGGATGCGCGTAAGTGAACTCACATCGCTCACCACCGATCAGCTGTTCCTGAACGAAGGGTACATCCGTGTTTTCGGGAAAGGCCGGAAAGAACGCATCGTCCCCATCGGGTCGGAAGCGCAGTTGTGGCTGGATACCTATCTTCGTATGTCGCGTACCCGACTGCTGCGCAGCGGGAAGCCGACCGCAGCGGTATTTCTCAATAACCGTGGCACGGCGCTTTCTCGCATGAGTGTGCTGACGATTACGAAAAAGTACGCGGCACGCGCACAGATAACACGCGATGTGCATCCCCATACATTCCGGCACTCATTCGCCACGCATCTGCTCGAAGGCGGTGCGGATCTGCGCTCGGTGCAGGAAATGCTCGGGCATGCGGATATCAGCACCACGCAGATCTACACGCATGTCGATCGCGAATACCTCAAGGAAGTGCACAAAACCTTCCATCCCCGTTCATGA
- the tmk gene encoding dTMP kinase produces MTMFLSFEGMDFSGKSTQIVLLRQRLDAADMPSLLVREPGGTRLSERIRDMLLDRTHGEMDEVTEFLLFSSSRSQLVREVILPALEAGTHVIADRFYDSSTAYQGYGRGLPLDDIVRVHHLATHGLTPDLTFFLDIGIEESFSRRQHRSGEIDRMESASRDFHTRVREGYLALCEQHPGRIKRIDGERPAEIIANDIWSILQHHLSSDSTEGHSA; encoded by the coding sequence ATGACCATGTTCCTCAGTTTTGAAGGCATGGATTTCTCAGGGAAATCCACTCAGATCGTTTTACTGCGCCAGCGGCTCGATGCGGCGGACATGCCCAGCCTCCTCGTAAGGGAACCGGGTGGCACCCGGTTGTCAGAGCGCATACGCGACATGCTGCTGGACAGAACGCACGGGGAAATGGACGAAGTCACGGAATTCCTGCTCTTCTCTTCATCACGGTCACAGCTCGTACGGGAGGTCATTCTTCCGGCTCTCGAAGCGGGAACACATGTCATCGCAGACAGATTCTACGACTCCTCTACCGCCTATCAGGGTTATGGACGCGGATTGCCCTTGGATGACATCGTGCGTGTGCACCATCTTGCCACGCATGGACTGACACCTGATCTGACATTTTTCCTGGATATCGGAATAGAAGAAAGTTTCTCCCGCAGGCAGCATCGGTCAGGTGAGATTGACAGGATGGAATCCGCGAGTCGTGATTTCCATACGCGTGTACGTGAAGGATATCTTGCGCTCTGCGAGCAGCATCCCGGACGCATCAAGCGTATCGATGGTGAGCGTCCCGCCGAAATCATTGCCAACGACATCTGGTCCATCCTCCAGCACCATCTCTCGTCCGACAGTACGGAAGGACACAGCGCATGA
- a CDS encoding superoxide dismutase, whose product MAYEWKFNPRPYSDNEAKDLLKDVVSPETSDWHYNKHHKGYVAALNTIENGLENADRAAANGNYSEIGELKRRMTWNHSGALLHDVYWDNMGGDGDTSKGPEVVAAIEKEFGSIDAWKADFKAAAFAAKLSGWGLLVFDQLYSGRLLNVLVDEHQYGAIWGGVPLIACDVFEHAYYHKDGPGRAAYIDNFLNTLHWGRINERYKRFASK is encoded by the coding sequence ATGGCATACGAATGGAAGTTCAATCCCCGTCCCTACAGCGACAATGAAGCGAAGGATCTGCTGAAGGATGTGGTGTCGCCGGAAACGTCTGACTGGCACTACAACAAGCACCACAAGGGATACGTTGCCGCGTTGAACACCATTGAGAACGGTCTCGAAAATGCGGACCGCGCCGCTGCGAACGGAAATTACAGCGAGATCGGCGAACTGAAGCGCCGCATGACCTGGAATCACTCGGGCGCACTGCTGCACGATGTGTACTGGGACAACATGGGTGGTGACGGCGATACGTCGAAGGGACCCGAGGTGGTCGCAGCGATTGAAAAGGAATTCGGTTCCATTGATGCGTGGAAGGCGGACTTCAAAGCTGCTGCGTTCGCGGCGAAACTGAGTGGGTGGGGACTGCTGGTGTTCGATCAGCTCTACTCGGGTCGTCTGCTGAACGTGCTCGTCGATGAGCATCAGTACGGCGCCATCTGGGGAGGCGTTCCCCTCATCGCCTGCGATGTGTTCGAACATGCATATTATCACAAGGATGGTCCTGGTCGCGCAGCATATATTGACAATTTCCTCAATACGCTGCACTGGGGACGCATCAACGAACGCTACAAACGCTTCGCATCGAAGTAA
- the purN gene encoding phosphoribosylglycinamide formyltransferase codes for MLKLAVFVSGRGSNLRAVHAAIEDGRLDARIVLVLSSRDDAAALTWCAAQNIPTASLQGVSGQDLERTMLSHLESAGAGCIVLAGFMKRIPSAVVQRFTGRILNIHPALLPSFGGKGMYGHHVHEAVLAAGVRVSGATVHMVDEEYDRGPIVLQRCVPVMDDDSSETLAARVLEVEHALLPEALSLLAEGRLELRGGRVYIKK; via the coding sequence ATGCTGAAACTCGCTGTATTTGTCTCCGGGAGAGGGTCGAATCTCCGCGCTGTGCACGCCGCCATCGAGGACGGAAGGCTGGATGCCCGTATCGTGCTCGTGCTCAGCAGCCGGGATGACGCTGCGGCGCTCACCTGGTGTGCGGCGCAGAACATTCCGACCGCTTCCCTGCAGGGTGTTTCGGGACAGGATCTCGAACGCACGATGCTCAGTCATCTCGAGAGCGCCGGGGCCGGATGTATCGTCCTGGCGGGATTCATGAAGCGCATTCCTTCCGCTGTAGTGCAGCGTTTTACCGGCAGGATTCTGAACATCCACCCCGCCCTGCTGCCCTCATTCGGCGGGAAAGGTATGTATGGACACCACGTACACGAAGCGGTGCTTGCCGCTGGAGTGCGGGTGTCGGGAGCCACCGTACATATGGTGGACGAAGAGTATGATCGCGGTCCCATCGTCCTTCAGCGCTGCGTACCCGTGATGGACGACGACAGCAGCGAGACGCTGGCTGCCCGCGTACTCGAAGTGGAACATGCACTGCTCCCTGAAGCGCTGTCGCTTCTGGCGGAAGGCCGCCTGGAGCTGCGCGGGGGACGAGTGTACATCAAGAAGTAG
- the mreC gene encoding rod shape-determining protein MreC, whose product MQTLFGVFRVFRDYIVLTVLAGLSLFLIAHSESAPVQVLRSLSIITFASLQESTNWAAGFFSSVQDAEKLRDVNVSLMEEVMQLRQLSQENLELRRKIGFRERSSYALIPSEIVGKSLSLGQHMLTLDAGSDDSVRVNMPVINENGLVGKIIATSPNYSIAQLALHRDFRATAKIKRSRIDGIIAWEQGEDLVLQHVQKTADVLPGDTVVTSEYSNIFPREIMIGIVRVIEPGDGDQMHIVVEPRVHYAALERVFIVRYRSDPERQRLEQAMYPEENE is encoded by the coding sequence TTGCAAACTCTGTTCGGCGTATTCCGGGTCTTTCGCGACTATATCGTCCTGACCGTACTGGCAGGACTGTCGCTCTTCCTCATCGCCCATAGCGAGAGCGCTCCCGTACAGGTGCTGCGCTCGCTGTCCATTATTACCTTCGCTTCCCTGCAGGAATCCACGAACTGGGCCGCAGGTTTTTTCTCCTCCGTTCAGGATGCCGAGAAACTTCGTGATGTCAATGTCTCGCTCATGGAAGAGGTCATGCAGTTGCGTCAGCTCAGTCAGGAAAACCTTGAGCTGCGCAGAAAAATCGGCTTCCGTGAACGCAGTTCCTACGCCCTGATCCCATCTGAAATCGTAGGGAAATCGCTTTCGCTCGGGCAGCATATGCTCACCCTGGATGCCGGAAGCGACGACAGCGTGCGGGTAAACATGCCCGTGATCAATGAAAACGGTCTGGTTGGAAAAATCATCGCCACCTCTCCCAACTATTCCATCGCGCAGCTCGCGCTGCATCGCGACTTCCGTGCGACGGCCAAGATCAAGCGTTCACGTATCGACGGAATCATCGCATGGGAACAGGGTGAAGACCTGGTACTGCAGCATGTACAGAAAACAGCGGACGTCCTGCCCGGCGACACCGTTGTCACATCCGAATACAGCAACATTTTTCCACGGGAAATTATGATAGGCATCGTTCGCGTGATTGAGCCGGGCGACGGTGACCAGATGCATATCGTCGTTGAACCGCGCGTGCATTACGCGGCGCTTGAACGCGTGTTCATCGTGCGTTATCGCAGCGACCCCGAACGGCAGCGGCTGGAACAGGCAATGTATCCGGAGGAGAACGAGTAG
- the purH gene encoding bifunctional phosphoribosylaminoimidazolecarboxamide formyltransferase/IMP cyclohydrolase yields the protein MQKIQRALISVYDKTGILEFARFLVDHGVTLLSTGGTWSVLQKAGLSVEQVQDVTGFPEMLDGRVKTLHPAIHGGILARRDQQKHLDQIAGQNIALIDLVVINLYPFEETVAAGAAFADCIEQIDIGGPAMLRSAAKNHDAVTVISDPSDYDRVRQEIDSEGATTLETRRALARKVFALTARYDHAIATYFSKQEGSFDPLSEQLLVSAPREQVLRYGENPHQQAALYGDFLSSFEKLHGKELSYNNIVDIDAAVALIDEFQQPAAAIIKHTNPCGCAVAEDIQDAYTAALTTDPSSAYGGIIALNREVDIRLAKTLNEMFSEVIIAPSFAEDALDVLRQKKNRRLIRHRKTQDATRHVQMKSVKNGYLCQMADSGPEVREEWKVVTRRQPDAQERAALEFSWLVCKHVKSNAIVYTNAEKTLGIGAGQMSRVDSAAIASMKAANAGLSLKGSVMASDAFFPFADGLLEAAKAGITAVIQPGGSVRDEEVIAAADEHNIAMIFTGTRHFKH from the coding sequence ATGCAGAAAATTCAACGCGCGCTGATCAGCGTGTATGACAAGACAGGAATTCTGGAATTCGCGCGCTTTCTCGTCGATCACGGCGTCACACTGCTTTCCACCGGAGGCACCTGGTCCGTGCTGCAAAAGGCGGGACTCTCGGTCGAACAGGTGCAGGATGTGACGGGCTTCCCTGAAATGCTCGATGGACGCGTCAAAACGCTGCATCCCGCGATTCACGGCGGCATCCTCGCGCGCAGGGATCAGCAGAAGCATCTCGATCAGATCGCGGGGCAGAATATCGCACTGATCGATCTCGTCGTGATCAATCTCTATCCCTTTGAAGAGACCGTCGCGGCCGGCGCCGCCTTCGCGGACTGTATCGAACAGATTGATATCGGCGGGCCCGCCATGCTGCGGTCCGCTGCGAAAAACCATGATGCAGTGACCGTCATCAGCGATCCGTCCGACTATGACAGGGTCCGTCAGGAAATCGACTCCGAGGGTGCTACGACACTCGAGACGCGCAGGGCGCTTGCACGCAAAGTATTTGCACTCACCGCGCGCTACGATCACGCCATCGCAACGTATTTCAGCAAGCAGGAAGGAAGCTTCGATCCCCTTTCAGAGCAGCTTCTTGTCTCAGCCCCGCGGGAGCAGGTGCTCCGTTACGGTGAAAACCCGCATCAGCAGGCAGCGCTGTACGGTGATTTCCTCTCCTCCTTCGAGAAGCTGCACGGAAAAGAACTGTCGTACAACAACATCGTCGACATCGACGCCGCCGTTGCCCTGATCGACGAATTCCAGCAGCCGGCCGCAGCCATTATCAAGCACACCAATCCCTGCGGCTGTGCGGTGGCGGAGGACATTCAGGATGCATATACAGCGGCGTTGACCACGGATCCCTCTTCCGCGTACGGTGGTATCATCGCGCTCAACCGCGAAGTGGACATCCGTCTCGCGAAAACCCTCAACGAGATGTTTTCGGAAGTGATTATCGCTCCTTCATTCGCGGAGGATGCGTTGGACGTGCTGCGCCAGAAGAAAAACCGGCGGCTTATCCGTCACAGAAAGACGCAGGATGCGACCCGGCACGTGCAGATGAAATCCGTGAAAAATGGTTATCTTTGCCAGATGGCCGATTCCGGCCCGGAAGTCCGGGAGGAATGGAAAGTCGTCACCAGGCGTCAGCCGGACGCGCAGGAGCGCGCGGCACTGGAGTTTTCCTGGCTTGTCTGCAAGCATGTAAAATCCAACGCCATCGTTTACACGAACGCCGAGAAAACGCTCGGGATCGGCGCGGGACAGATGTCGCGTGTGGATTCTGCGGCAATAGCGTCAATGAAAGCGGCAAACGCCGGATTGTCCCTCAAGGGCTCCGTTATGGCCTCCGACGCCTTTTTCCCGTTTGCGGACGGTCTTCTCGAGGCGGCGAAAGCCGGGATTACCGCCGTGATTCAACCCGGCGGTTCCGTACGCGATGAGGAAGTTATCGCCGCGGCCGACGAGCACAATATCGCCATGATCTTTACCGGCACCCGACATTTCAAGCACTGA